GCTCGCCGTTGAATGAAATAATTCATGCAACGCTGAAAGCTCATCTCGACTATCGCAGTTATTGGAAGACGTCGCGCCCCTTTCAACACACCATTAATACACTCAGACATGTTCGTCGTCATTATCCCTCGGCGCCATCTCCCATCATGAGCCAATGACCATTTTTCTTTTGGAATGTTTGACAAATACGTGAAAGCTGCTGCattatttgttttaattgcCTCCATTGTCGCATTAAATTTTGATACTTGGTGTTGTATCCCTGCTTCCCAACATAAGTTTTTTAAATGAATGTTTTTGAACATGCTGTTGAAATTAGAGCAAACATGCCTCAAACAGAAACGATGAACACCAAGAGGAGGCTTGAAGTCAGGGAGATCTTGAACTGCACTTGTTATACCCGCATGTCTATCAGATATAAGGCACACACCACTACACCCTCTGGTAACATGTCGTGCAACATTACCGAGGAACCAATGCCAAGACTCATaattttcttcatcaacaaGCGCAAATGCTAGCGGCAAAACTTGGTTATTGGTATTCAATGTTATTGCTATGAGTAGTTTGTGCTTATATTTTGTGTACATATGGGTACCGTCTACACTGATTACGTTGCGACAATGTCGAAAACCATCTATACATGGTCTGAATGCCCAaaacacaaagttcaaaactttTTGTGGATGGTCATACGGTCGAAGATGCTTCCATTCTACAACAGTTCCTGGATTGTACTTCGACAAAGCTCCCATATATTTAGGAAGCAAAGTTACAGAGCTTTCCCATGTGCCATAGACTAACTCCACCGCGCGTTTCAAACTCTGCTATGCCTTAGCATACGATATATCATAAccatattttttctttaatacTTTCTCGCAAATATTTGATTTCGTATGCAGGATCACAACGTACGATTCCCAAAAGTGTATTTGCTATCATGTTTACGTCAAGGTTGTGGTGATCTATACCGACTTGGGTAGACATGCATGTGTGATCACCACCATATTTTGTGATTAAGAAGTAGCCTAAACTTTTTTTGAACGATGCTCGAAGTCCCCACCCACAATTGCCACCTTCGGACCAGTTCTTGCATTTGACCTTCCAAATTGTCGGAGAACTTTCGACAACGATATATTCACGTCTCAAAACCCGAACAGAAAAATCCTTCACAAAAGCTATTAACTCACCTTTGCTATTAAAAACCATTTTTACACCGAGCTCTGGCCTTTCAGGATTGTAAAAGTTTGTTTGTGATGCAGAAGGAATACCAAATGAATCTAGAATTTTTTCATGATAGACTTCATTGAAAAATTGAGGAATTTCACGTAAATGTTGCTCCGGTGCAATAGGAATGTTCTCTGTCATTGTTGCTCCAGACATTAACACACGCGCCGATGTCCCTTCATTTGCATTGTCAACATGATGATCATCTTCTCCGTCACTTGATGTAGCATACAAATCATCATCGCTATTCATGACATGATGCGAACTGTCCCCGAATAAATCATCTTGCTCAGGCATGTGATCTGTAATTGGGGCGGGAATATTTGCATCCAATTGACCTGTTCTACTAGAACCCCATGCGACATCAACTCCTGATGGACCCGTGATATGATGATCCCAACCTCTTGAAGTAAAATCCAATTCTCGTGTTGTATTCATCCCCCATGCATAGTCTTCTTCAGTGTCAGCCGTGATATGGTGATCCCAAGGACCAGTGTTGATCCCAGAGTATGTATGCCCTGACTGTTCATCGATGTGATACATAGAAGGTCCCGCTTCATTCAAACCTACTGTTCCCAAACCTTGCGTTATTACTGGCATGACTGCATCAAAATCGTAATCACTTACGTTCTGTAACACTGGCGATGAATCAACATACAAGTACATGCAATCCAGTGTCGGCAACTCAAACATAAATTGTAGACTATCATCATCTGTGATATAGACATGCTCTTCATTGTAATGAGCCAACGAGCTATAACAATATTTCGTTGACAACTTGATGCAGAATTTTGATGGGTCGATATCCAGCTTCCGTTGCACAAAATTAACCAATTGAGAAAATGTAATAGACCGAGAGATTTTAATGGGCCTTGTCGCGGGGATACTATATCCAACCCTACCATCTTCAATAATGACATAGCCACCTACATACAGTAAGCCTCTCACAGTATCCATGTCTGCACAAAAAAAAATGACATAATGTATACAATCATAACAAaatttaatacaaaaaattGTTATGACTtagatttaaaatttagatttttaaacGTGTGTAAttagaattttcaaatatattagtttcttatattaacaattttaacaattaattaagtgtataaaaaatttcaaattaataaaaaaaatataataaacagAAACAAATGAACAATTTACaagataaatttatatttctcaaaatttttttactatatataaaatttttgttaccttAAAACTTAATTTGCATTACTAAAATCAGACTTCTaagtaaattaataataatattattattattgaataaaaatatattattattattataaatattattattattaatttaatatatatatgtactgtcGAGGCGTGCAACTTTGAAATAATTATAAAGAgtcattagtaacaaaattttataaaatagtaTAATACAAccgaaaaaaataatatttacattaatacaacataaataatacaattaaaatataagaaattatttaaattacctTTTCAAATGTCGTTGTATGGAATTTGTAATTAAATCAGCTATCGGAGTTTAATATCAGCAATAAATTACAAACATTAAAAGATACAATATAcataaaacaattcaatatagAAAGAAAAAACAGAGATTCGAATTAGGAATTCTCCCAAATTCTAATACTCAGCACAATTCTCGCAAATCAAATTATGAATTGCTGAGACTCGGTgcaattctcaaaaattatgatattcaaCAGAAAACTATAAAATCAAATTAGGAATTCCGATAATAACACGATAGACGCAATTTAAAAAGGGAGGAGAATCATGGATTCTTTATAACTAACAAAAAATACCACGGAGTGACCAAAATAAAGAGCTGCGCAAGAAGAATGACGAACAAGTACTGAATGACGGATGAATTCGCCAAATACTCGGTgcaattttattacatatttttcaaaattgttttgTATATAACCACACAAATTTTAAGTAagttatttcaaaatatataattggataaatatattttaattaaaattatcaatctattatataaataatacaaacaaaatattaaaaaaattacttaaatgACCTTCTCGTACGTAATTACACGGAACTTGTAATAACATCAACGAACGGTGCTAATATCTGAAATAAATGACAAATACTATAAAAAAACTacacaaaagaaaatattattcttaatatataatatactaTTAACAACGAAATTAAACATTTCCTCTTGATATATCTTCAAATGAAAAGGAtgataaaatcaacaaataatattaatacaaGATCGAAGTGAAAAAGATAGATTTTGCGCATATGAATCGGATAAAGAAATAAATTGCGAGAATGAATATGAGGAACAAATATTTTCGGTATATTTCTCGCAACCCGAGGAACAAATATTTTCGGTATATTAGAGAAATGGAAGGTCAATACACGCTGAAAAGAGAAGCCTTTCTATTTAAAGCCTGAATTAGTGAGACACGATTGTTATTTATTATATCAATTTCTTATACTAACAATTTTAATTTGAATTGTACGAAAACAATATATCTAAGTTTTGGTGAGAAAtagttatttattatatttgttatctatattataaataaatttagttatatttaattaaataatcttgAAATAAAGAATTTATACCTAATGAATTTATTAATACAAaacttatatataatttatttaagtgggtcTTTCATTAAAAATTACATGATTAGCTAGTTATATATTGCAGTGCACGCGATGAGTTAAAAATTTCACGCAAGATAtcataacaaaattttaaacaacGAATATCGCAGCATGCCCTACATAACAGTTCAATACTAAtggaatttcttttttttttttgctttgttaaaagaaaaaaaaaaacttgtcgTTTTCATAAGTCACGCGATTAATAAATGTCTCCTTTAACAAAATTATACACAATATTAAAATGCAAacgaaaaaaattttaattgtattaataaaatataaataacataattaaaatatataaaattatggaaattacCTTTTCAAAATGTAGTTATACGAAATTTGTAATTGAATCAGCGAACGACTTTAAATATCTGCAATAAATAACAAACATTATCGTAAATAttatacaaataaatattcaatatagaaagaaaaaaaattagacagAGATTCGACGGAATTCTCCAAAATTCTAATACTCCTCACGATTCCAAAAATTATAACTAACAAAAAATACCACGGAACGAGAAAAAAAATAGTTGAGTAGGAAGAATGCCGAATATTTGTGCCGAATGAtcgatgaaaaaatatttgCGCAGAATGCCTAATACTGATTGATAAATGAATGTTTGCGCCGATGGAAAAATGTCGAACACTAGGTGCAATTTATAGGAAAAGAGGCCACGGATTATAC
The Primulina tabacum isolate GXHZ01 chromosome 9, ASM2559414v2, whole genome shotgun sequence DNA segment above includes these coding regions:
- the LOC142504435 gene encoding uncharacterized protein LOC142504435, which translates into the protein MDTVRGLLYVGGYVIIEDGRVGYSIPATRPIKISRSITFSQLVNFVQRKLDIDPSKFCIKLSTKYCYSSLAHYNEEHVYITDDDSLQFMFELPTLDCMYLYVDSSPVLQNVSDYDFDAVMPVITQGLGTVGLNEAGPSMYHIDEQSGHTYSGINTGPWDHHITADTEEDYAWGMNTTRELDFTSRGWDHHITGPSGVDVAWGSSRTGQLDANIPAPITDHMPEQDDLFGDSSHHVMNSDDDLYATSSDGEDDHHVDNANEGTSARVLMSGATMTENIPIAPEQHLREIPQFFNEVYHEKILDSFGIPSASQTNFYNPERPELGVKMVFNSKGELIAFVKDFSVRVLRREYIVVESSPTIWKVKCKNWSEGGNCGWGLRASFKKSLGYFLITKYGGDHTCMSTQVGIDHHNLDVNMIANTLLGISLKRAVELVYGTWESSVTLLPKYMGALSKYNPGTVVEWKHLRPYDHPQKVLNFVFWAFRPCIDGFRHCRNVISVDGTHMYTKYKHKLLIAITLNTNNQVLPLAFALVDEENYESWHWFLGNVARHVTRGCSGVCLISDRHAGITSAVQDLPDFKPPLGVHRFCLRHVCSNFNSMFKNIHLKNLCWEAGIQHQVSKFNATMEAIKTNNAAAFTYLSNIPKEKWSLAHDGRWRRGIMTTNMSECINGVLKGARRLPITAIVEMSFQRCMNYFIQRRARSDKMLEKNQPWTDYSYSKFDMWSKKSIEHRVVRFDQRDKTASVATGGRPGRQHHVQAVNISTRDCTCGKFTIFGIPCSHVICAAKWFGLNPAQLVQPWFTLSEYVNTYNGRFYPIHDEQYWDEPTFQLRHNGVRRQRR